A genomic window from Luteolibacter sp. LG18 includes:
- a CDS encoding ester cyclase: protein MSETNREKAFRWMEGIWNQRQFDVIDELFAPNGVGHHEGMETHDVESMHHFVAGILEAFPDIRVEVDHAIEEGDHVVVRWTAHGTHIGNNLGVPATEAEVSFSGMTWMTFDDNGQICEGWDSWNQGALIQQLAQAALVR from the coding sequence ATGAGCGAGACCAACCGTGAAAAAGCCTTCCGCTGGATGGAAGGCATCTGGAACCAAAGGCAGTTCGACGTCATCGACGAGCTTTTCGCTCCGAATGGCGTGGGGCACCATGAAGGGATGGAGACCCACGACGTGGAGAGCATGCACCATTTCGTGGCGGGTATTCTCGAGGCCTTCCCGGACATCCGGGTCGAGGTCGATCATGCGATCGAGGAAGGGGATCACGTCGTGGTCCGCTGGACGGCCCATGGCACCCACATCGGAAACAACCTCGGCGTGCCCGCGACGGAGGCGGAAGTCTCCTTCAGCGGCATGACCTGGATGACCTTCGATGACAATGGCCAGATCTGTGAAGGCTGGGACTCCTGGAACCAAGGGGCACTCATCCAGCAACTCGCCCAGGCCGCTCTGGTGCGTTGA
- a CDS encoding ABC transporter ATP-binding protein has translation MLEVENLHVSYGAIKALHGVSLKVPPGSIVTLIGANGAGKSTTLRALSGLVKPTAGVIRYDGHDIARMPANKIVSRGLCHVPEGRMVFANLTVRENLKMGAYLQKDRKWIAEQTEYVFGLFPRLKERESQAAGTLSGGEQQMLAIGRAMLSKPRFLMLDEPSLGIAPLLVKTIFERIVEINREQGLTILLVEQNANLALDVSSYAYVLETGKILLEGPSAELKVNPQVQEAYLGA, from the coding sequence ATGCTCGAAGTCGAAAACCTCCACGTCTCCTACGGTGCGATCAAGGCGCTCCACGGCGTCTCGCTCAAAGTGCCGCCGGGCAGCATCGTCACGCTCATCGGCGCGAATGGCGCGGGAAAATCGACCACGCTGCGCGCCCTGTCCGGGCTGGTGAAACCGACCGCCGGGGTGATCCGCTACGATGGCCACGACATCGCCCGCATGCCCGCGAACAAGATCGTGTCCCGCGGCCTTTGCCACGTGCCGGAGGGCCGCATGGTCTTCGCCAACCTCACCGTCCGGGAGAACCTCAAGATGGGGGCCTACCTCCAGAAAGACCGGAAGTGGATCGCCGAGCAGACCGAGTATGTCTTCGGGCTTTTCCCGCGCCTCAAGGAGCGTGAGAGCCAGGCGGCCGGCACGCTTTCCGGCGGCGAGCAGCAGATGCTCGCCATCGGCCGAGCCATGCTCTCGAAGCCGCGCTTCCTGATGCTGGACGAGCCCTCGCTCGGCATCGCACCGCTGCTGGTGAAGACGATTTTCGAGCGCATCGTGGAGATCAACCGCGAGCAGGGGCTGACCATCCTCCTCGTCGAGCAGAACGCGAATCTCGCCCTCGATGTCTCCAGCTACGCCTACGTGCTGGAAACCGGCAAGATCCTGCTCGAAGGGCCGTCCGCCGAACTGAAGGTGAATCCACAGGTCCAGGAGGCCTATCTGGGCGCCTGA
- a CDS encoding four helix bundle protein, which yields MTGAEKLEIWQKTIAFAETVYALTTGYPAERRQRIRRRVVSISSSIAEGAACGSRREFARFVEIASAALPDVVCQIEAGRGLGFLPDEQFEALCMMAWEQGRMLGGLHRSLPPESDG from the coding sequence ATGACCGGAGCTGAAAAACTGGAGATCTGGCAAAAGACGATCGCGTTCGCGGAGACCGTCTATGCCCTGACGACGGGTTATCCGGCGGAGCGCCGCCAGAGGATCCGCCGGAGGGTCGTTTCCATTTCCTCCAGCATCGCGGAGGGCGCTGCCTGCGGGTCGCGCCGCGAGTTCGCGCGCTTCGTCGAGATCGCCAGCGCCGCGCTGCCGGACGTCGTCTGTCAGATCGAGGCGGGCCGCGGCCTCGGGTTCCTGCCGGACGAGCAGTTCGAGGCATTGTGCATGATGGCGTGGGAGCAGGGCCGCATGCTCGGTGGCCTCCACCGTTCCCTGCCGCCGGAGTCCGACGGCTGA
- a CDS encoding ABC transporter ATP-binding protein, with protein MSSPLLELENVTIKFGGLTAVKELTTTVGEGELVGLIGPNGAGKTTAFNMITGVYQPTSGSIRFGGKCTRGIKPSKLAAMGIARTFQNIRLFGSLSVLDNIRVAARLHNKQGYLGALWRGKAWKASEAETERHALELLEIFGLAGMRDEEAKSLPYGDQRRLEIVRALATRPKLLLLDEPAAGMNPSEKDDLMHLIRFIKERYHLAVLLVEHDMKVVMGICERIAVLEYGRKIAEGTPKEIQCHPKVIEAYLGAAAV; from the coding sequence ATGAGTTCCCCGCTTCTCGAACTCGAAAACGTCACCATCAAGTTCGGCGGTCTCACGGCCGTGAAGGAACTCACGACCACCGTGGGCGAAGGCGAACTCGTCGGGCTCATCGGGCCGAATGGCGCGGGCAAGACCACGGCGTTCAACATGATCACCGGCGTCTACCAGCCGACGTCGGGCAGCATCCGCTTCGGCGGCAAGTGCACCCGTGGCATCAAGCCGAGCAAGCTCGCCGCGATGGGCATCGCCCGCACCTTCCAGAACATCCGCCTGTTTGGTTCGCTCAGCGTGCTCGACAACATCCGCGTCGCCGCCCGCCTCCACAACAAGCAGGGTTACCTCGGCGCGCTGTGGCGTGGCAAGGCGTGGAAGGCCTCCGAGGCCGAGACCGAGCGCCATGCCCTTGAGCTGCTGGAGATCTTCGGTCTCGCGGGCATGCGCGATGAGGAGGCGAAGTCGCTGCCCTACGGCGACCAGCGCCGCCTGGAAATCGTCCGCGCGCTCGCCACCCGCCCGAAGCTGCTGCTGCTCGATGAACCCGCCGCGGGCATGAACCCGTCCGAAAAGGACGACCTCATGCACCTGATCCGCTTCATCAAGGAGCGCTACCACCTCGCCGTGCTCCTGGTGGAGCATGACATGAAGGTGGTGATGGGCATTTGCGAACGCATCGCCGTGCTGGAATACGGCCGCAAGATCGCCGAAGGCACGCCGAAGGAAATCCAATGCCACCCGAAGGTCATCGAGGCCTACCTCGGGGCCGCCGCCGTCTGA
- a CDS encoding branched-chain amino acid ABC transporter permease codes for MPLPGAKRWLLLGLALAILASYFAPQFNRYYLGVAIDVGIAIVLATSLNLINGHTGQFSLGHAGFMAVGGYFSAWISLKLVGVAHAEWYFPLSLLAGGLLAAVVGLMVGIPSLRLKGDYLAIVTLGFGEIIRVIAQNTEAIGAASGLKGIPKHTGLGWTFGVAALTIYVITSLVNSTYGRGFIAVHDDEIAAESNGVNTTRTKVTAFVTGAFFAGIAGGLYAHHKTFLSPTGFDWLKSIDIVVMVILGGMGRTVGVIAAAILLTLMPEFLRGVAEYRMIFYALLIIFLMLLRPNGLFSFKFKRRTA; via the coding sequence ATGCCGCTTCCCGGAGCCAAACGCTGGTTGTTGCTAGGGCTCGCGCTTGCGATCCTTGCCTCCTACTTCGCCCCGCAGTTCAACCGCTACTATCTCGGCGTCGCCATCGACGTCGGCATCGCGATCGTCCTGGCCACCAGCCTGAACCTGATCAACGGCCACACCGGCCAGTTCAGCCTCGGCCACGCCGGGTTCATGGCGGTGGGCGGCTACTTTTCCGCCTGGATCTCGCTGAAGCTTGTCGGGGTGGCCCACGCGGAATGGTATTTCCCGCTCTCCCTGCTCGCGGGCGGGCTGCTTGCCGCGGTGGTCGGCCTGATGGTCGGCATCCCCTCGCTGCGCTTGAAGGGGGACTATCTCGCGATCGTCACGCTCGGCTTCGGGGAGATCATCCGCGTGATCGCCCAGAACACCGAGGCCATCGGGGCTGCCAGCGGCCTGAAGGGCATCCCGAAGCACACCGGCCTCGGCTGGACCTTCGGCGTCGCCGCCTTGACCATCTACGTCATCACCTCGCTGGTGAACTCGACCTACGGCCGCGGCTTCATCGCCGTGCACGATGACGAGATCGCCGCCGAATCGAACGGGGTGAACACCACCCGCACCAAGGTGACCGCCTTCGTCACCGGCGCGTTCTTCGCCGGCATCGCGGGCGGGCTCTATGCCCACCACAAGACCTTCCTTTCCCCGACCGGCTTCGATTGGCTCAAGTCGATCGACATCGTGGTGATGGTCATCCTCGGCGGCATGGGCCGCACCGTCGGCGTCATCGCCGCGGCCATCCTGCTCACCCTGATGCCGGAGTTCCTCCGCGGGGTGGCGGAGTACCGGATGATCTTCTACGCGCTGCTCATCATCTTCCTGATGCTGCTGCGTCCGAACGGCCTGTTCTCCTTCAAATTCAAACGCCGCACGGCATGA
- a CDS encoding branched-chain amino acid ABC transporter permease: MDFIQQAINGLGLGAIYALIALGYTMVYGVLRFINFAHSDVLMLGAFAAFYIAPKIEKVCGPQSVLGVILVFILVALICALIGMTIERLAYRPLRHRPKLAVLITAIGVSLFIEFTCQNPNVLGSATRPFPQLAAEKQFHLGSAIVGSTDLLVIAVTAALLAAMWFIVQKTRIGTAMRAVSFNQQASLLMGVPVNKVISFTFGLGSALAAIAGILYSMKAPGIEPLMGVQPGLRAFIAAVLGGIGNLPGAVLGAVVLGLLETFAGGIPELSNYRDAIAFGILILILLLKPAGLLGRATIEKV, encoded by the coding sequence GTGGACTTCATCCAGCAGGCGATCAACGGGCTCGGCCTCGGAGCCATCTACGCCCTGATCGCCCTTGGTTACACGATGGTCTACGGGGTGCTCCGGTTCATCAACTTCGCGCACAGCGACGTGTTGATGCTCGGGGCCTTCGCGGCGTTCTACATCGCGCCGAAGATCGAGAAGGTCTGCGGGCCGCAATCGGTGCTGGGCGTCATCCTGGTGTTCATCCTGGTCGCCCTGATCTGCGCGCTCATCGGCATGACGATCGAGCGGCTGGCCTACCGGCCTCTCCGCCACCGTCCGAAGCTCGCGGTGCTGATCACCGCGATCGGGGTTTCGTTGTTCATCGAGTTCACCTGCCAGAACCCGAACGTCCTCGGCTCCGCCACCCGGCCGTTCCCGCAGTTGGCGGCTGAGAAGCAATTCCACCTCGGCAGCGCCATTGTCGGCAGCACCGACCTGCTCGTGATCGCGGTCACCGCGGCGCTGCTGGCGGCGATGTGGTTCATCGTCCAGAAAACCCGCATCGGCACCGCCATGCGGGCGGTTTCGTTCAACCAGCAGGCCTCCCTGCTCATGGGCGTGCCGGTGAACAAGGTGATCTCCTTCACCTTCGGGCTCGGTTCCGCGCTCGCGGCCATCGCGGGCATCCTCTACTCTATGAAAGCTCCCGGCATCGAGCCGCTGATGGGAGTTCAGCCCGGCTTGCGCGCGTTCATCGCGGCGGTGCTCGGCGGCATCGGGAACCTGCCCGGCGCGGTGCTCGGCGCGGTGGTGCTGGGCCTGTTGGAAACCTTCGCCGGTGGCATTCCCGAGTTGTCGAACTACCGCGATGCAATCGCCTTCGGCATCCTGATCCTGATCCTCCTGCTCAAACCCGCCGGTCTCCTTGGCCGCGCCACCATCGAGAAAGTCTGA
- a CDS encoding ABC transporter substrate-binding protein, with amino-acid sequence MKPGIFLTSAAASVAALLSLGLTGCKSGGGDTIKVGEFASLTGKEATFGTSSHEGTLLAIEEINAAGGVLGKKLELLTEDDQSKAGEPANAVNKLISKDGVVAILGEVASSRSLEAGPICQQAGIPMISPASTNPAVTKTGDYVFRVCFTDSFQGAALANFATEKLSAKKVAVLTDVKSDYSKGLASNFKERYLKNGGQIAISLDFNGGDKDFKGQLTAIKGAGVDAIFLPGYYTDVALICKQAKDLGITVPLFGGDGWESETLLSIGKEDVNGNYFSTHCAADQGTPKMTAFVESYKKKFNGKTPDAMAVLGYDSAMVLAEAMKRAGTTEGPKLRDAIAATKDYEGVSGKMSLNAERDAVKALVFIKIENGAFKYSATVNP; translated from the coding sequence ATGAAACCTGGAATTTTCCTGACCTCCGCCGCCGCGTCCGTGGCCGCGCTCCTCAGCCTCGGCCTCACCGGTTGCAAGTCCGGCGGTGGCGACACCATCAAGGTCGGCGAGTTCGCCTCCCTGACCGGCAAGGAAGCGACCTTCGGCACCTCCTCGCATGAAGGCACCCTGCTCGCGATCGAGGAAATCAACGCCGCGGGCGGCGTGCTCGGGAAGAAGCTCGAGCTCCTCACCGAGGACGACCAGAGCAAGGCGGGCGAGCCGGCCAATGCCGTCAACAAGCTGATTTCCAAGGACGGCGTCGTCGCTATCCTCGGCGAGGTGGCCTCCAGCCGCTCGCTGGAAGCCGGTCCGATCTGCCAGCAGGCGGGCATCCCGATGATTTCCCCGGCCTCCACCAACCCGGCCGTCACCAAGACCGGCGACTACGTCTTCCGCGTTTGCTTCACCGATTCCTTCCAAGGTGCCGCGCTCGCCAACTTCGCCACCGAGAAGCTCAGCGCCAAGAAGGTCGCCGTGCTCACCGATGTGAAGAGCGATTACAGCAAGGGCCTCGCCTCAAACTTCAAGGAGCGCTACCTTAAGAACGGCGGCCAGATCGCCATCTCGCTCGACTTCAACGGCGGCGACAAGGACTTCAAGGGCCAGCTCACCGCCATCAAGGGCGCTGGCGTCGATGCCATCTTCCTCCCGGGCTACTACACCGACGTCGCCCTGATCTGCAAGCAGGCCAAGGACCTCGGCATCACCGTGCCGCTCTTCGGTGGCGACGGCTGGGAAAGCGAAACCCTGCTGAGCATCGGCAAGGAAGACGTGAACGGAAACTACTTCTCCACCCACTGCGCCGCCGACCAGGGCACGCCGAAGATGACCGCCTTCGTCGAGTCGTACAAGAAGAAGTTCAACGGCAAGACCCCGGACGCGATGGCCGTGCTCGGCTATGACTCCGCCATGGTCCTCGCCGAGGCGATGAAGCGCGCCGGCACCACCGAAGGCCCGAAGCTCCGCGACGCGATCGCCGCCACCAAGGACTACGAAGGTGTCAGCGGCAAGATGTCCCTCAATGCCGAGCGCGACGCCGTGAAGGCCCTCGTCTTCATCAAGATCGAGAACGGCGCGTTCAAGTATTCCGCCACGGTGAATCCGTGA
- a CDS encoding addiction module protein, producing MVIAAESYADFEREALMLPKEERSRLAGLLLDSLDQEDGLGLSPEWLEEIHSRVEAIDRGQVNLVSHEEVMKRFAAKIQPREADA from the coding sequence ATGGTGATTGCGGCCGAGTCCTACGCGGATTTCGAAAGGGAAGCGCTCATGCTTCCCAAGGAAGAGCGTTCCCGGTTGGCGGGTCTGTTATTGGACAGCTTGGATCAGGAGGATGGGCTTGGTTTGAGTCCCGAGTGGCTTGAGGAAATCCACAGCAGGGTGGAGGCGATTGATCGTGGACAGGTGAATCTGGTGTCCCATGAGGAGGTGATGAAGCGCTTTGCTGCCAAGATCCAGCCTCGCGAGGCGGATGCATGA
- a CDS encoding NAD(P)H-dependent oxidoreductase has protein sequence MKLLVLPGSIRKDSYNLKLAALAAEHARQAGVEVDLVTPDDLRPIPLYNGDLEEAEGLPAAVKSLKQRFIAAQAIVLACPEYNSSITPLLKNTLDWVSRSETDEEPSLAAYRGKVAGLLSASPGGFGGMRGLVTVRSMLGNIGVLVVPTQLAVPKAYEAFDDQGALKEPRQQKSLAGVVDEVIRVAKALVANA, from the coding sequence ATGAAACTCCTGGTCCTTCCCGGCAGCATCCGCAAAGACTCCTACAATCTGAAACTCGCGGCCCTGGCCGCCGAACACGCCCGCCAGGCCGGTGTCGAGGTCGATCTCGTGACGCCGGACGACCTGCGTCCGATTCCGCTCTACAATGGTGACCTGGAGGAGGCCGAGGGCCTGCCCGCCGCGGTGAAATCCCTCAAGCAGCGCTTCATTGCCGCCCAAGCGATCGTGCTGGCCTGCCCGGAATACAATTCCTCCATCACCCCGCTGCTGAAAAACACCCTCGATTGGGTCAGCCGCTCGGAAACCGACGAGGAGCCGTCGCTCGCGGCCTACCGCGGCAAGGTCGCCGGATTGCTCTCGGCCTCGCCCGGCGGTTTCGGCGGTATGCGCGGTCTGGTCACGGTGCGTTCGATGCTGGGGAATATCGGCGTGCTGGTGGTGCCGACCCAGCTCGCGGTGCCGAAAGCCTACGAGGCCTTCGATGACCAGGGTGCCCTCAAGGAGCCGCGGCAGCAGAAGTCGCTGGCCGGGGTGGTGGATGAGGTGATCCGTGTCGCCAAGGCTTTGGTAGCCAACGCGTGA
- the rpsA gene encoding 30S ribosomal protein S1, with the protein MSSALAAPSNQELSDLIDSKFREFREGTIVKGTILEIRPQVVLVDIGYKSEGAIPSNEFEDDEIETGDEIEVLLEKLENDEGMVVLSKEKAAHKQNWEKIVKVYQDGGLVRGKVKSVVKGGLTVNVGVEAFLPGSQVDIIPPKDLNEYVGNIYEFKIVKVNDERKNIVLSRREVIEAERAELRQRFLQTVKVGDKVVGAVKNITDFGAFVDLQGMDGLLHITDMSWGRINHPSEMLHIGQSVEVIILDVDREKERVSLGLKQMSDNPWEDIERKYPIGQRVKGKVTKLLPYGAFVEIERGVEGLVHVSELSWVKRITRPSDVLELGQEIDAVVLGISTEEQKISLGVRQLDTNPWDEIELRYPVGATIKGPVRNLTAYGAFVELEEGIDGMIHVSDMSWTRKINHPSEVLKKGDELEAIVLSIDKANQRVSLGMKQLEDDPWSLIDGRFKVGDLVKGTVAKIASFGAFVSLDGDIDGLIHISQLSEDHVEKVKDVIKVGEEVEARVIKVDKVERRIGLSIKAVNYNEDQLKKESASFESLRPSSEMVGLEQAFNLAAAAAEEWRPGQD; encoded by the coding sequence ATGAGCAGCGCACTTGCAGCTCCCTCCAATCAGGAACTGAGCGATCTGATCGACTCCAAGTTCCGTGAGTTCCGCGAAGGAACCATCGTCAAGGGCACGATCCTTGAAATCCGCCCGCAGGTCGTCCTCGTCGACATCGGCTACAAGTCCGAAGGCGCGATCCCGTCGAACGAGTTCGAAGACGACGAAATCGAAACCGGCGACGAAATCGAAGTTCTCCTCGAGAAGCTCGAGAACGACGAAGGCATGGTCGTCCTCTCCAAGGAAAAGGCCGCCCACAAGCAGAACTGGGAAAAGATCGTCAAGGTGTACCAGGACGGCGGTCTCGTCCGCGGCAAGGTCAAGTCCGTCGTCAAGGGCGGTCTCACCGTCAACGTCGGTGTCGAAGCCTTCCTTCCCGGCTCCCAGGTCGACATCATCCCGCCGAAGGACCTCAACGAATACGTCGGCAACATCTACGAATTCAAGATCGTCAAGGTCAACGACGAGCGGAAGAACATCGTTCTCTCCCGCCGCGAGGTCATCGAAGCCGAGCGCGCCGAGCTGCGCCAGCGCTTCCTCCAGACCGTCAAGGTCGGCGACAAGGTCGTCGGCGCGGTCAAGAACATCACCGACTTCGGTGCGTTCGTCGACCTCCAGGGCATGGACGGCCTGCTCCACATCACCGACATGTCGTGGGGCCGCATCAACCACCCGTCCGAGATGCTCCACATCGGCCAGTCCGTTGAGGTCATCATCCTCGACGTGGACCGCGAGAAGGAGCGCGTCTCCCTCGGCCTCAAGCAGATGTCCGACAATCCTTGGGAAGACATCGAGCGCAAGTACCCGATCGGCCAGCGCGTCAAGGGCAAGGTCACGAAGCTCCTCCCGTACGGTGCGTTCGTCGAAATCGAGCGCGGCGTCGAAGGCCTCGTGCACGTTTCCGAACTCTCCTGGGTCAAGCGCATCACCCGCCCGTCCGACGTTCTCGAACTCGGCCAGGAAATCGACGCCGTCGTGCTCGGCATCAGCACCGAGGAGCAGAAGATCTCCCTCGGCGTGCGCCAGCTCGACACCAACCCGTGGGACGAGATCGAGCTCCGCTACCCGGTGGGCGCCACGATCAAGGGTCCGGTCCGCAACCTCACCGCCTACGGTGCGTTCGTGGAACTGGAAGAAGGCATCGACGGCATGATCCACGTGTCCGACATGTCCTGGACCCGCAAGATCAACCACCCGTCCGAAGTCCTCAAGAAGGGCGACGAACTGGAAGCGATCGTGCTTTCCATCGACAAGGCCAACCAGCGCGTGTCGCTCGGCATGAAGCAGCTCGAAGACGATCCGTGGTCGCTCATCGACGGCCGCTTCAAGGTCGGTGACCTCGTCAAGGGCACCGTGGCCAAGATCGCGTCCTTCGGCGCGTTCGTCAGCCTCGACGGCGACATCGACGGCCTCATCCACATCTCGCAGCTCAGCGAGGACCACGTGGAGAAGGTCAAGGACGTCATCAAGGTCGGCGAGGAAGTCGAAGCCCGCGTCATCAAGGTCGACAAGGTCGAGCGCCGCATCGGTCTCTCCATCAAGGCGGTCAACTACAACGAAGACCAGCTCAAGAAGGAGAGCGCCAGCTTCGAGAGCCTCCGCCCGTCCTCCGAGATGGTCGGCCTCGAGCAGGCCTTCAACCTTGCCGCGGCCGCTGCCGAAGAGTGGCGCCCGGGTCAGGACTGA
- the hisG gene encoding ATP phosphoribosyltransferase: MPEDTRTLKIAIPKGSLEGPTIELLSKAGFEIYVSSRGLRPASNDPELDVYLIRAQEVGRYIGQGFIDCGITGYDWAYENGVELVDLAELPYSRATVRPTKWVLVVPEDSPIQKPEDLEGKRIATEGVGITQRYLDERGIKADVEFSWGATEVKVPDLVDAIVDVTETGSSIKANRLRIVDTLLTSFPHFYASPAAAADEWKREKMEQIALLLKAALGARGKVGLKMNLPQSQLEELLKLLPSLRRPTISQLAEEGWVAVETIIDETVVRDIIPALKRLGAEGIIEYPLNKIVP; the protein is encoded by the coding sequence ATGCCGGAAGACACCCGAACCCTCAAGATCGCCATCCCGAAAGGGAGCCTCGAAGGGCCGACCATCGAATTGCTTTCGAAGGCCGGTTTCGAAATCTACGTGTCCTCCCGCGGCCTGCGCCCGGCCTCGAACGACCCGGAGCTGGACGTTTACCTGATCCGCGCCCAGGAAGTCGGCCGCTACATCGGTCAGGGCTTCATCGACTGCGGCATCACCGGCTACGACTGGGCCTATGAGAACGGCGTCGAGCTCGTCGACCTCGCCGAGCTCCCTTACTCCCGCGCCACCGTCCGCCCGACGAAGTGGGTGCTGGTGGTCCCGGAAGACTCGCCGATCCAGAAACCGGAAGATCTCGAAGGCAAGCGCATCGCCACCGAAGGCGTGGGCATCACCCAGCGCTACCTGGACGAGCGCGGCATCAAGGCCGACGTCGAATTCTCCTGGGGTGCCACCGAGGTGAAGGTCCCCGATCTGGTGGACGCCATCGTGGACGTCACCGAAACCGGCTCCTCGATCAAGGCGAACCGCCTGCGCATCGTCGACACCCTGCTGACCTCCTTCCCGCACTTCTACGCCAGCCCGGCCGCCGCTGCGGACGAGTGGAAGCGCGAGAAGATGGAACAGATCGCCCTGCTGCTGAAGGCCGCCCTCGGCGCCCGCGGCAAGGTCGGCCTGAAAATGAATCTCCCGCAGTCGCAGCTTGAGGAGCTGCTGAAGCTCCTCCCCTCCCTCCGCCGCCCGACGATCTCGCAACTCGCTGAAGAAGGCTGGGTCGCGGTGGAGACGATCATTGACGAAACCGTTGTTCGGGACATTATCCCGGCCCTCAAGCGCCTCGGCGCGGAAGGGATCATCGAGTATCCGCTCAACAAGATCGTTCCTTAA
- a CDS encoding AURKAIP1/COX24 domain-containing protein, producing MGSIKKRRKTKINKHKRKKRMKQNRHKKRLRYKS from the coding sequence ATGGGCTCCATCAAGAAACGTCGTAAGACCAAGATCAACAAGCACAAGCGCAAGAAGCGCATGAAGCAGAACCGCCACAAGAAGCGCCTGCGTTACAAGTCCTAA
- a CDS encoding tetratricopeptide repeat protein, with the protein MRLLLLLTTLPALAQDNPRLEFAKGLLDQSRGKQEEALARFETARKADPTAAPLVHRAAARLLAEGELAKAVTLYRELAAATPERLDNQLAYSDFLRNEGRGDGLAEKLASEALEMALKRFPANPAILDRLFRSSQARGETERSKQLFERLVGQTPLNPAAMLMAERWSNVLFAANDAAASERLAKLFQESAAAFPAHSGLARAASDHFRKNNQMDVAIAILRQHAEAAPADLDLRTRLGILLFATNQDAAGEAALNEVIAIDPRRAIAHDALAKFYRQHNQAKPALEHADEVLRIRGGDPAAFLSLADEWLAADQPKTARILLEKAAYDHPANPEIAAKLAIATRRDPETRPRASRLFREAESLIPTGATPDPAFLSESADALLDEKRISAAEDRLRKAIRSFPPEAKKETAATLRKLAGLWESQNKNADAARSLRQRADTLDPK; encoded by the coding sequence GTGCGCCTGCTGCTTCTCCTCACCACCCTGCCCGCGCTGGCCCAGGACAATCCCCGGCTGGAATTCGCGAAAGGACTGCTGGACCAATCCCGCGGCAAGCAGGAGGAGGCGCTCGCCCGTTTCGAAACCGCTCGCAAGGCCGATCCCACCGCGGCCCCGCTGGTCCACCGCGCCGCCGCCCGCCTGTTGGCGGAAGGCGAGCTCGCGAAGGCCGTAACCCTCTACCGCGAACTCGCCGCCGCCACTCCGGAGCGGCTCGACAACCAGCTCGCCTACTCGGATTTCCTGCGCAACGAGGGCCGCGGCGACGGCTTGGCCGAAAAGCTCGCCAGCGAGGCGCTGGAAATGGCCCTCAAGCGCTTCCCGGCGAATCCCGCCATTCTCGACCGCCTGTTCCGCAGCAGCCAGGCGCGGGGCGAAACCGAGCGCTCGAAGCAACTCTTCGAGCGACTGGTGGGCCAGACCCCGCTCAATCCCGCCGCGATGTTGATGGCGGAACGCTGGTCGAACGTCCTCTTCGCCGCCAATGACGCGGCCGCCAGCGAACGCCTCGCCAAGCTCTTCCAGGAATCCGCCGCCGCGTTCCCCGCCCACTCCGGGCTCGCCCGCGCCGCGTCCGACCATTTCCGGAAGAACAACCAGATGGACGTGGCGATTGCCATCCTCCGCCAGCACGCCGAGGCCGCCCCCGCCGACCTCGACCTGCGCACCCGCCTCGGCATCCTCCTTTTCGCCACCAACCAGGACGCCGCCGGGGAGGCCGCGTTGAACGAGGTGATCGCCATCGATCCACGCCGCGCGATCGCCCACGACGCGCTGGCGAAATTCTACCGCCAGCACAACCAGGCGAAGCCCGCCCTCGAACACGCCGACGAGGTGCTGCGCATCCGTGGCGGCGATCCGGCGGCCTTCCTTTCGCTGGCCGATGAATGGCTGGCCGCGGATCAACCGAAGACCGCCCGTATCCTGCTGGAAAAGGCCGCCTACGACCACCCCGCCAATCCCGAGATCGCCGCGAAGCTGGCCATCGCCACCCGCCGCGATCCGGAAACCCGCCCCCGGGCCTCCCGGCTGTTCCGCGAGGCGGAATCGCTGATCCCCACCGGCGCCACTCCGGACCCCGCCTTCCTCTCCGAGTCCGCGGACGCGCTGCTCGATGAAAAGCGCATCTCCGCCGCCGAGGACCGCCTGCGCAAGGCGATCCGCTCGTTCCCGCCCGAGGCGAAAAAGGAAACCGCCGCCACCCTGCGGAAGCTCGCCGGCCTCTGGGAATCCCAGAACAAGAACGCCGACGCCGCCCGCTCGCTGCGCCAGCGCGCCGACACGCTGGATCCGAAGTAA